A genomic segment from Geitlerinema sp. PCC 7407 encodes:
- a CDS encoding FHA domain-containing protein yields MSAEPLYIQLIWEEPSTREVQRPLLAAPVAIGRELDQMPEELGGQAVSRLVLDDRQVSRFHALITVTGSEIYVEDRSANGTFLNGQMIRGGKQLFSNKDTLRIGPYKITATLMGGEDLNATELNPREHTSFERQEHPPYRNTMLIWTVGGVLLLLMAVGGWALVSMLLSRSRPQLQEAPEPTSQRLLWQGPVAELPGGDRPGQS; encoded by the coding sequence ATGTCTGCTGAGCCCCTTTACATTCAACTAATCTGGGAAGAGCCAAGCACCCGCGAAGTGCAGCGCCCCCTCCTAGCGGCCCCGGTGGCGATCGGCCGAGAGCTCGATCAAATGCCTGAGGAGCTGGGCGGTCAGGCGGTGTCGCGCCTGGTTTTAGACGATCGCCAGGTCTCGCGCTTTCACGCTTTGATCACGGTGACCGGCTCTGAAATCTATGTCGAAGATCGCAGCGCCAACGGTACATTTCTCAATGGCCAAATGATCCGCGGCGGCAAGCAGTTGTTTTCTAACAAAGACACCCTGCGCATCGGTCCCTACAAAATCACGGCGACGCTCATGGGCGGTGAGGATCTCAATGCCACGGAGCTCAATCCTCGCGAGCACACGAGCTTTGAGCGCCAGGAGCACCCCCCCTATCGCAATACGATGCTGATTTGGACAGTGGGGGGCGTGCTGCTGCTGTTGATGGCGGTCGGTGGCTGGGCCTTGGTTAGTATGTTGCTGTCGCGATCGCGCCCCCAGCTCCAGGAAGCGCCTGAGCCCACCAGCCAGCGCCTGCTGTGGCAAGGACCTGTGGCGGAGCTCCCAGGGGGCGATCGCCCTGGACAAAGCTAA
- a CDS encoding serine/threonine-protein kinase, translating into MTAEKPAFSNTTSLGQRLKLRARQWWTLRRLGHSLAGAIALLAAAGTATEVGLVQLLERQNQAFFFEVRGPRTPPQDIVILAIDEQSIQQGKIHAMEPERYPFLAPLQSWPWQRTAYAIAIERLLGAGAKAVGVDVIFDAPGIYGEADDERFAKTLARYRSQVTLAAQFEEGSDRGGYVFQLAEPQTRFLTGGTLTGYINYPLSANSEVQELNSRYLWHVQRNNPDHGDFLQTIADDVPSFDQAVLASAQASTPPLSGSDIFFYGPSGTFEQIPFWHVLDPSNWNTYLQSGAYFKDKIVLIGATAASAQDFHNTPFGLSLLYPQPMAGIEIHANGIATLLEGRAIGDLLPGSGARGGLVLVLVLGASALLSRQRRLEHQFLWLSALVLTWLIGSYSLFTYAQRRVPTATPILAIALGGFGYMGTTYWQDQQRRRQLRRTLKHYAGAPLVQEILGQQDDFQDLLAEREQEVLGKLLGNRYRVLKVLGSGGFSATYIAEDTQRPGTPQCVVKQLRPASNDVKVLALSRRLFEREAATLEKLGKHDQIPQLLAYFEEDAEFYLIQEFIIGHPLSEELPLGKQIPSARVLRMLEDLLEVLIFVHHHGVIHRDIKPNNIIRRHSDNRLVLIDFGAVKEMQTQASGEGGTEAALTIGIGTRGYMPSEQCAGMPRFTSDLYAVGMTAIQALTGLPPDQLKEDPKTGDLVWQHRARVSHELAMILSQMVRYDFKLRYQSADEALAALRSLQSSGAIAEESEPETAVSGNFANALDDGEDERPSTLLWPEGFDTAQVSEEPETAIAPDASPPST; encoded by the coding sequence ATGACCGCAGAAAAACCTGCTTTTAGCAATACCACGTCGCTGGGCCAGCGCTTGAAGCTGCGAGCTCGTCAGTGGTGGACGCTCCGACGGTTGGGCCATAGCCTGGCGGGGGCGATCGCCTTGCTGGCAGCAGCGGGGACGGCAACCGAAGTGGGCCTGGTCCAGCTCCTAGAGCGCCAAAATCAGGCTTTCTTTTTTGAGGTGCGCGGTCCCAGGACGCCGCCCCAGGACATTGTTATTTTGGCCATCGATGAGCAGTCGATCCAGCAGGGCAAAATCCACGCCATGGAGCCCGAGCGCTACCCGTTCCTGGCGCCGCTGCAATCTTGGCCCTGGCAGCGCACGGCCTACGCGATCGCCATCGAGCGCTTGCTAGGGGCGGGGGCCAAGGCGGTCGGGGTCGACGTGATTTTTGATGCGCCGGGCATCTATGGCGAGGCGGATGACGAGCGCTTTGCCAAAACCCTGGCGCGCTACCGCTCCCAGGTGACGCTGGCAGCGCAGTTTGAGGAGGGGAGCGATCGCGGCGGCTACGTGTTTCAGCTCGCTGAGCCCCAAACTCGCTTCCTGACCGGGGGCACCCTCACGGGATACATCAACTATCCCCTGAGTGCCAACAGCGAAGTCCAAGAGCTCAACAGCCGCTATCTCTGGCACGTCCAGCGCAATAATCCAGATCATGGCGACTTTTTACAGACGATCGCCGACGACGTGCCGTCCTTTGACCAGGCAGTCCTGGCGTCTGCCCAGGCCTCCACGCCGCCTCTCAGCGGCAGCGACATCTTTTTCTATGGGCCTTCCGGAACCTTCGAGCAAATCCCCTTTTGGCACGTTCTCGATCCGAGCAACTGGAATACCTACCTCCAGAGCGGCGCCTACTTCAAAGACAAAATTGTGCTGATCGGCGCCACCGCAGCATCGGCCCAAGACTTTCACAACACGCCTTTTGGCCTCAGCCTCCTGTATCCTCAGCCCATGGCAGGCATCGAGATCCACGCGAATGGCATCGCGACGCTGCTGGAGGGACGAGCGATCGGCGACTTGCTACCCGGGTCGGGGGCGCGAGGCGGACTGGTCTTGGTTTTGGTGCTGGGAGCTAGCGCCCTGCTCAGTCGGCAGCGCCGATTGGAGCACCAGTTTCTCTGGCTGAGCGCACTGGTGCTGACTTGGCTGATTGGCAGCTATAGCCTATTTACCTATGCCCAGCGCCGAGTGCCCACGGCTACGCCGATCCTGGCGATCGCCCTGGGGGGCTTTGGCTACATGGGGACCACCTACTGGCAAGACCAGCAGCGTCGCCGCCAGCTCCGTCGCACCCTCAAGCACTACGCTGGCGCGCCCCTCGTCCAAGAAATTCTGGGACAGCAGGATGATTTTCAAGACTTGCTGGCCGAGCGGGAGCAGGAAGTGCTGGGCAAGCTGCTCGGCAATCGCTACCGCGTGCTAAAAGTCTTGGGCTCTGGAGGCTTTAGCGCGACCTACATCGCCGAAGACACCCAGCGCCCCGGCACGCCCCAGTGCGTGGTGAAGCAGCTGCGGCCCGCCAGCAATGATGTGAAGGTCTTGGCCCTGTCGCGGCGTCTGTTTGAGCGAGAGGCCGCCACCCTCGAAAAGCTCGGCAAACATGACCAAATTCCGCAGCTTTTGGCCTATTTCGAAGAAGATGCCGAGTTTTATCTGATTCAGGAATTCATCATTGGCCATCCCCTCAGCGAGGAGCTCCCCCTCGGTAAGCAGATTCCTTCGGCGCGCGTGCTGCGGATGCTCGAGGACTTGCTGGAGGTGCTGATCTTTGTCCACCACCACGGGGTGATTCACCGGGACATCAAGCCGAATAACATCATTCGGCGCCACAGCGACAATAGGCTAGTGCTGATTGACTTTGGGGCGGTCAAGGAGATGCAGACCCAGGCCAGCGGCGAGGGCGGGACAGAGGCGGCCTTGACCATTGGCATCGGCACGCGGGGATACATGCCCAGCGAGCAGTGCGCAGGGATGCCGCGCTTTACGAGTGACCTGTACGCGGTGGGAATGACGGCCATTCAGGCGCTGACGGGGCTTCCCCCGGACCAGCTCAAGGAAGACCCGAAGACGGGGGATCTCGTTTGGCAACATCGGGCCCGCGTGAGCCACGAGCTGGCAATGATTCTGAGTCAGATGGTGCGCTATGACTTCAAGCTGCGCTATCAGTCTGCGGATGAGGCGCTGGCAGCGCTGCGATCGCTCCAGTCCAGCGGCGCGATCGCCGAAGAGAGCGAGCCTGAGACGGCTGTTTCTGGCAATTTCGCAAACGCCCTGGATGACGGCGAGGACGAGCGGCCCTCGACGCTGCTGTGGCCGGAGGGCTTTGATACTGCCCAAGTTTCTGAAGAGCCAGAAACGGCGATCGCCCCTGACGCTAGCCCACCGTCAACCTAG
- a CDS encoding protein kinase domain-containing protein, which yields MALNFLRRQQSTDEPQPLGGRYHVLSRLGGGGFGQTFLAEDLHLPGHPRCVVKQLKPQVSDSASLQTARRLFDTEAQVLYQLGSHDQIPRLLAHFEQSQEFYLAQELVEGRLLSQELQSNQPWSEAQVVALLQDLLTVLAFVHQQNVIHRDIKPANLIRRQRDRRIVLIDFGAVKQVSTQLADTRTHQTNLTISIGTQGYMPNEQLGGNPRFSSDLYAVGKVAIQALTGVHPRHLQEDPQTGEVVWRDRAPDTTPELADFLDRLIRYDFRARYATAVEALEALEALPEELREASTTVVWPSVPAQAIPGLEGPLATEGTTVDAGSVGSTLVPEAGLAGSWTPQKSSQTGPTVPMMVTGSSQSASRGTPLALQPITWVAAALLLGATAWGAWSLLGDRPQSLEASVQASQSPEASPPETAASPAPTASPTPSSAPSPSPSASPSPAAATASPTGASPAPAAQPATPAGTPANSGPQAAQVLASAQKLQEAERYPEALSAFDQAIALQEGSAEAHQGRCFALNKLGRFDEALSACNRAIALNSNYPEAHWSRGFALDATGRHGEALAAYDQAIALNPNYSEAWSNRGAALLMLKRDAEALAAFDRATELNPQLAEAWNNRGATLWNLGRYEEALASVNRALEIRPDYSDARSLQQQMRARIGG from the coding sequence ATGGCACTGAATTTTCTCCGGCGACAGCAGTCCACCGACGAGCCCCAGCCCCTGGGTGGGCGTTACCACGTTCTGAGCCGTCTGGGGGGAGGGGGCTTTGGCCAAACCTTCCTGGCCGAGGACCTGCACCTGCCGGGACACCCGCGGTGCGTCGTCAAGCAGCTCAAGCCCCAAGTTTCAGATAGCGCCAGTCTCCAGACTGCTCGCCGCCTTTTTGACACGGAGGCTCAGGTTCTGTATCAGCTGGGCAGCCACGATCAGATTCCCCGACTGCTGGCCCACTTTGAGCAAAGTCAGGAGTTCTATCTGGCTCAGGAACTGGTGGAAGGTCGGCTGCTCAGCCAAGAGCTCCAGAGCAATCAGCCCTGGAGTGAGGCGCAGGTGGTGGCGCTTTTGCAGGACTTGCTGACGGTGCTGGCCTTTGTGCATCAGCAGAACGTGATTCACCGGGACATCAAGCCGGCCAACCTGATTCGTCGTCAGCGCGATCGCCGCATTGTGCTGATTGACTTTGGGGCTGTCAAGCAGGTGAGCACTCAGCTGGCAGACACGCGCACTCACCAAACGAACCTGACGATTTCCATTGGCACCCAGGGCTACATGCCCAACGAGCAGCTGGGCGGCAATCCCCGCTTTAGCAGCGATCTCTATGCAGTGGGTAAGGTGGCGATTCAGGCCCTGACCGGGGTGCATCCGCGCCACTTGCAGGAAGATCCCCAAACCGGGGAAGTGGTTTGGCGCGATCGCGCTCCCGACACGACGCCCGAGCTGGCGGACTTTTTGGACCGGCTGATTCGCTACGACTTCCGAGCCCGCTATGCGACGGCTGTCGAGGCCCTAGAGGCCCTAGAGGCGCTCCCCGAGGAGCTGCGCGAGGCGTCCACCACCGTGGTGTGGCCAAGCGTTCCGGCCCAAGCCATTCCGGGTCTGGAGGGTCCGCTGGCCACTGAGGGGACCACCGTTGACGCGGGCTCTGTGGGCAGTACCCTAGTCCCGGAGGCGGGGCTCGCGGGCAGCTGGACCCCTCAGAAGTCCAGCCAGACTGGCCCCACGGTCCCGATGATGGTCACAGGATCGTCGCAGAGTGCCTCTAGGGGAACGCCGCTGGCGCTGCAGCCGATCACCTGGGTGGCGGCGGCGCTACTCCTGGGGGCAACCGCCTGGGGAGCGTGGAGCCTCTTGGGCGATCGCCCGCAGTCCCTGGAGGCCTCTGTCCAGGCCAGTCAGTCTCCCGAGGCCAGTCCTCCGGAAACCGCAGCGTCGCCAGCGCCGACTGCCTCGCCGACGCCTAGCAGCGCGCCCAGCCCCTCGCCCAGCGCGAGTCCTAGCCCAGCCGCTGCCACAGCCTCACCGACGGGGGCTTCTCCGGCCCCGGCGGCCCAGCCTGCGACGCCCGCCGGAACCCCGGCCAATTCGGGACCGCAGGCCGCCCAGGTCCTAGCAAGCGCCCAAAAACTCCAAGAAGCCGAGCGCTATCCCGAGGCGCTGAGTGCCTTTGATCAGGCGATCGCCCTTCAAGAGGGTTCGGCGGAGGCCCATCAGGGACGCTGTTTCGCCCTGAACAAGCTCGGGCGCTTTGATGAGGCGCTTTCAGCCTGCAACCGGGCGATCGCCCTCAATAGCAACTACCCCGAAGCGCACTGGAGCCGAGGGTTTGCCCTCGACGCCACGGGCCGCCACGGCGAAGCCCTGGCCGCCTACGATCAGGCGATCGCCCTCAACCCCAACTACAGCGAAGCCTGGAGCAACCGCGGGGCCGCTCTGCTGATGCTCAAGCGAGACGCCGAGGCCCTGGCTGCCTTTGACCGCGCCACCGAGCTCAATCCCCAACTGGCCGAAGCCTGGAACAACCGCGGCGCCACCCTGTGGAACCTGGGACGCTACGAAGAGGCCCTAGCGTCGGTCAACCGCGCCCTGGAAATTCGCCCCGACTACAGCGACGCCCGCAGCCTACAGCAGCAGATGCGCGCCCGGATCGGCGGATAG
- a CDS encoding branched-chain amino acid transaminase — MHNFLPIAYFQNQFVPFEDAKISIATHALHYGTGAFGGLRCIADPENPNQYLLFRLDLHCKRLSNSARFLNYDLPASKIQEAIVEFVRKNRPGSSSYIRPFVYTSDLGISPRLHKIEKDFFIYGLELGDYLSPEGVSCRISSWYRQEDRSLPLRGKISGAYITSSLAKTEAVEAGYDEAILMNSQGKICEASGMNVFIVRNGQVITPGPDQDILEGITRGSIITIARDMGLEVIERPVDKSELLIADEVFLSGTAAKITPVKQVENYKLSSDRPITDQLREKITAITENRDPQYKDWVYVISCD, encoded by the coding sequence ATGCACAACTTCCTGCCCATTGCGTACTTTCAGAACCAGTTTGTTCCCTTCGAAGACGCCAAAATCTCCATTGCCACCCACGCGCTGCACTACGGCACCGGCGCGTTTGGCGGTCTTCGCTGCATCGCCGATCCCGAAAATCCCAACCAATATCTGCTTTTCCGCCTCGACCTCCACTGCAAGCGCCTCAGCAACAGCGCTCGCTTTTTGAACTATGACCTCCCCGCCAGCAAAATTCAGGAGGCCATCGTTGAATTTGTGCGCAAAAACCGTCCTGGCAGCTCTTCCTACATTCGCCCCTTCGTCTACACCTCAGACCTCGGCATCTCGCCCCGCCTCCACAAGATCGAAAAAGACTTTTTCATCTATGGTCTAGAGCTCGGCGACTACCTCTCCCCCGAGGGCGTGAGCTGCCGCATCAGCTCCTGGTACCGCCAAGAGGACCGCAGCCTGCCCCTGCGCGGCAAGATCAGCGGCGCCTACATCACCTCCTCCCTGGCCAAGACCGAAGCGGTGGAAGCGGGCTACGACGAGGCGATCTTGATGAACTCCCAGGGCAAAATCTGCGAAGCCTCGGGCATGAATGTTTTCATCGTCCGCAACGGCCAGGTGATCACCCCCGGCCCCGACCAGGACATCCTGGAGGGAATCACCCGTGGCAGCATCATCACCATCGCGCGGGACATGGGCCTCGAGGTGATCGAGCGGCCGGTGGACAAGTCCGAGCTGCTGATCGCCGATGAGGTTTTCCTAAGCGGGACAGCGGCCAAGATCACGCCGGTCAAGCAAGTCGAGAACTACAAGCTCTCCAGCGATCGCCCGATCACCGACCAGCTTCGCGAGAAAATCACGGCCATCACCGAAAACCGCGATCCGCAGTACAAAGACTGGGTTTACGTTATTTCCTGCGACTAG
- a CDS encoding L-threonylcarbamoyladenylate synthase translates to MPYTSLPELIAQAKAGQQIVGLPTDTVPGLAVRPDRGELIFAAKQRSETKPLILLGASAEDLWPFVGGSAEEQALWRSVAERHWPGALTLVLPASDRVPSAINPTDPTTVGLRVPQRAIARHILAQTGPLATTSANLSGQPALQTLEDIAAQFPQVLLPQAAEVAAIEGDRPATSGTPSTVVKWTGTDWEVLRQGAIALPL, encoded by the coding sequence ATGCCCTATACTTCGCTCCCGGAGCTGATCGCCCAAGCCAAGGCCGGTCAGCAAATTGTTGGGTTGCCGACGGATACGGTGCCCGGCTTGGCGGTGCGCCCCGATCGGGGCGAGCTGATTTTCGCGGCCAAGCAGCGCAGTGAAACCAAGCCCCTGATTTTGCTGGGGGCCAGCGCCGAGGATTTGTGGCCCTTTGTGGGAGGTAGCGCTGAGGAGCAGGCTCTCTGGCGATCGGTGGCGGAGCGTCACTGGCCCGGAGCCCTGACGCTGGTCTTGCCCGCTAGCGATCGCGTGCCCTCTGCCATCAACCCCACCGATCCGACCACGGTGGGCCTGCGGGTGCCCCAGCGGGCGATCGCCCGCCACATCCTCGCCCAGACCGGTCCCCTGGCCACCACCAGCGCCAACCTCTCCGGGCAGCCAGCTTTGCAGACCCTTGAAGACATCGCGGCTCAGTTTCCCCAGGTGCTGCTGCCCCAGGCGGCGGAGGTGGCCGCCATCGAAGGCGATCGCCCAGCCACCTCAGGCACGCCCTCGACGGTGGTGAAGTGGACCGGCACAGACTGGGAAGTGCTGCGCCAAGGGGCGATCGCCCTGCCGCTGTAG
- a CDS encoding mechanosensitive ion channel domain-containing protein: protein MQGRLGRRRSKGSWIWLGVLAMLLTVMPMPTLAQSAPDLSAAKAPVVLDGRELFAIGNSGNFTAEERADIINTALLAEVESGKPVDLTVAQDNNSITLRSQSTDRALMTVTQGDVLPGLSAYSQALVWQQDLEMAIRRARLERSPRYVNEALLFAAGVLLAAIAGHFGLRLFARIANRQVTRLLGHPASPLHPWEQTIKLFIQLALLGFQTGLWVAVGVYVTDLFPHLRSGRYKIFDLLNAPVVSLGDTYYSALQLLLLLGFTVGLWFAVRALTRLFKAYVLARTGADSAMQEVIAVLTQYILMFLGLIVLLQIWGLDVGSLAILASVLGVGIGFGLQNIANNFISGLIITLERPIQVGDFVKVGELVGVVDRIGARSTEIRTLDQVTIIVPNSRFLESEVINWNHGNPVSRIKLPLGVAYGSEIERVQAALLEAAKEHPDVLVSPTPQVWFKGFGDSALNFELLVWIGEPKKQDRIKSDLYYRIEVNLRRYGVEVPFPQRDLNVRSPNLEAFLGRWLQDHAPAPEPQLYYPDGATRDRPSTPISPDPQLILPERSPLAVGAHGPFPCGFSLEDVDLTELVAAMQGEHGVEVRDRRYLFHVYPDCFVGSEAVEWLLQALRCSRDEALEVGQRLMDEGFIYHVLDEHPFRDGYFFYTFQKPSQAS, encoded by the coding sequence ATGCAGGGACGTCTTGGGAGACGCCGAAGCAAGGGATCCTGGATCTGGCTGGGGGTGCTGGCGATGCTGCTCACCGTGATGCCGATGCCCACCCTGGCCCAGTCAGCACCAGACCTAAGCGCTGCCAAAGCTCCGGTGGTCCTAGATGGCCGAGAGCTCTTTGCCATCGGCAACTCGGGCAACTTCACAGCGGAGGAGCGGGCCGACATCATCAATACGGCGCTGCTGGCGGAGGTGGAGTCTGGGAAGCCGGTTGACCTGACCGTGGCCCAGGACAATAACTCAATTACCCTGCGCAGCCAAAGCACCGATCGCGCGCTGATGACGGTGACCCAGGGGGACGTGCTGCCGGGCCTGAGCGCTTATTCCCAGGCGCTGGTGTGGCAGCAGGATCTAGAAATGGCCATTCGCCGAGCGCGGCTGGAGCGATCGCCGCGCTATGTTAACGAGGCACTGCTGTTTGCGGCAGGAGTCCTGCTAGCGGCGATCGCCGGCCACTTTGGGCTCCGCCTCTTTGCCCGCATCGCCAACCGCCAGGTTACTCGTCTGCTGGGGCACCCAGCCTCGCCCCTGCACCCCTGGGAGCAGACCATCAAGCTCTTTATCCAGCTAGCGCTGCTGGGCTTTCAGACGGGGCTGTGGGTGGCGGTCGGCGTCTACGTTACCGATCTGTTCCCCCATCTGCGCAGCGGTCGCTACAAAATCTTTGACCTGCTCAACGCTCCTGTGGTGAGCCTGGGCGATACCTACTATTCGGCCCTACAGCTGCTGCTGCTCTTGGGCTTCACGGTGGGCCTCTGGTTTGCGGTTCGGGCACTGACGCGGCTGTTCAAGGCCTACGTGCTGGCGCGCACTGGCGCAGACTCGGCGATGCAGGAGGTAATCGCCGTCCTGACGCAGTACATCCTGATGTTCCTCGGGCTGATTGTGCTGCTGCAAATTTGGGGCCTTGACGTGGGCTCCCTGGCGATCCTGGCGAGCGTACTGGGGGTGGGGATTGGCTTTGGCCTCCAAAACATTGCCAATAACTTTATTAGCGGCCTGATTATCACCCTGGAGCGGCCGATTCAGGTGGGCGACTTCGTCAAGGTGGGCGAACTGGTGGGAGTTGTCGATCGCATTGGCGCGCGCAGCACCGAAATCCGCACCCTGGACCAGGTGACGATCATTGTGCCAAACTCGCGCTTCCTCGAAAGCGAAGTGATCAACTGGAACCACGGCAATCCTGTCAGCCGGATCAAACTGCCTCTGGGGGTGGCCTATGGTTCTGAGATTGAACGAGTGCAGGCGGCGCTGCTGGAGGCGGCGAAGGAACATCCCGATGTGCTGGTCAGCCCGACGCCCCAGGTCTGGTTTAAGGGGTTCGGGGACAGTGCGCTGAACTTTGAGCTGCTGGTGTGGATCGGGGAGCCCAAGAAGCAGGATCGCATCAAGAGCGATTTGTACTACCGCATTGAGGTGAATCTGCGGCGCTATGGGGTCGAGGTGCCTTTTCCCCAGCGAGACCTCAACGTGCGATCGCCCAATTTGGAGGCTTTTTTGGGGCGGTGGTTGCAGGATCATGCGCCGGCCCCGGAGCCCCAGCTGTACTATCCGGACGGGGCAACTCGCGATCGCCCTTCTACCCCTATTTCTCCTGATCCCCAGCTCATTCTTCCTGAGCGAAGTCCCTTAGCGGTGGGAGCTCACGGCCCTTTTCCCTGCGGCTTTTCGCTGGAGGACGTGGATCTGACGGAACTGGTGGCGGCGATGCAGGGCGAGCACGGGGTGGAGGTGCGCGATCGCCGCTACCTGTTCCATGTCTACCCCGATTGCTTTGTGGGGTCTGAGGCGGTGGAGTGGCTGCTCCAGGCCCTGCGCTGCTCTCGGGATGAGGCTCTAGAAGTGGGGCAAAGGCTGATGGATGAGGGGTTCATTTACCACGTCCTCGATGAACACCCTTTCCGCGATGGTTACTTCTTCTATACGTTCCAAAAGCCGAGTCAGGCGTCCTGA
- a CDS encoding NYN domain-containing protein: protein MSYPKNRLSIFVDGNNMFYAQQKNGWFFDPRRVLEYFTREPGINLINAFWYTGIKDPQDQRGFRDALISLGYTVRTKILKEYYDDNSGRYSQKANLDIEIVIDMFNTVEQYDQVILFSGDGDFERAIELLRSKSTHITVVSTEGMIARELRNATDRYIDLNDIRPFIEKMDA, encoded by the coding sequence ATGAGTTATCCCAAAAATCGGCTGTCGATTTTCGTCGACGGCAACAACATGTTTTATGCACAGCAGAAAAACGGTTGGTTCTTTGATCCTCGTCGCGTTTTAGAGTATTTCACCCGAGAACCCGGTATTAACCTGATCAATGCTTTTTGGTATACCGGCATCAAAGATCCTCAAGACCAGCGAGGTTTTCGAGATGCCCTGATCAGCTTAGGCTATACGGTCCGAACTAAAATTCTTAAAGAGTATTACGACGATAACTCGGGACGCTACTCCCAAAAAGCGAATCTCGATATCGAAATTGTTATTGATATGTTTAATACCGTTGAGCAATACGATCAGGTGATTTTGTTTAGCGGTGATGGTGATTTTGAGCGGGCGATCGAGCTGCTGCGATCGAAAAGTACGCACATCACGGTTGTTTCTACAGAAGGCATGATTGCGCGCGAGTTGCGCAATGCCACAGACCGCTATATTGACCTGAATGATATTCGCCCGTTTATCGAAAAAATGGATGCCTGA
- a CDS encoding 2-isopropylmalate synthase, whose amino-acid sequence MSTNPPQDRIIIFDTTLRDGEQSPGATLNVDEKLTIARQLARLGVDVIEAGFPFASPGDFEAVQKIAAQVGSPDGPSICGLARATQQDIKAAAEALKPAAKPRIHTFIATSDIHLQYKLKKTRPEVLAIAEEMVAYAKSFVDDIEFSPEDAGRSEPEFLYQVLERAIAAGATTINIPDTVGYTTPAEFGALIRGIKENVPNIDKAIISVHGHNDLGLAVANFLEAVKNGARQLECTINGIGERAGNAALEELVMGLHVRRRYFNPFLGRPQDSEAPLTNIDTRQIYKTSRLVSNLTGMLVQPNKAIVGANAFAHESGIHQDGVLKNKLTYEIMDAQSIGLTDNQIVLGKHSGRNAFRTRLRELGFDLADQDLNRAFVRFKELADKKKDISDRDLEAIVNDEIQQAPELFRLELVQVSCGSNARPTATVTLRTPDGEELTDAAIGTGPVDAVYKAINRVVEVPNQLVEFSVQSVTAGIDAIGEVTIRLKHEDRLFSGHAANTDIIVASAQAYLNALNRLCAALQQGASLHPQRGAGLTSTDPAIAQSRI is encoded by the coding sequence ATGAGCACAAACCCCCCTCAGGATCGAATCATCATTTTTGACACCACCCTCCGCGACGGGGAGCAGTCTCCTGGCGCAACGCTGAATGTGGATGAAAAGCTGACCATTGCGCGCCAGCTGGCTCGGCTTGGGGTCGATGTGATCGAGGCGGGGTTCCCTTTTGCGAGTCCTGGGGACTTTGAGGCTGTACAAAAAATCGCTGCTCAGGTAGGTTCTCCCGACGGCCCCTCGATCTGCGGTCTAGCGCGCGCGACCCAGCAGGACATCAAGGCGGCGGCGGAGGCCCTCAAGCCAGCGGCCAAGCCTCGCATTCACACCTTCATTGCGACGTCGGACATTCACCTCCAGTACAAGCTGAAGAAGACGCGGCCCGAGGTGCTGGCGATCGCCGAGGAGATGGTCGCCTACGCCAAATCCTTCGTGGATGACATTGAGTTCTCGCCGGAGGATGCGGGCCGATCGGAGCCGGAGTTTCTGTACCAGGTGCTCGAGCGGGCGATCGCCGCCGGTGCCACCACCATCAACATCCCCGACACCGTTGGCTACACGACGCCAGCTGAGTTCGGCGCCTTGATTCGCGGCATCAAAGAGAACGTCCCCAACATCGACAAGGCCATTATTTCGGTCCACGGTCACAATGACCTGGGCTTGGCGGTGGCAAACTTCCTGGAAGCCGTCAAGAATGGTGCTCGTCAGCTCGAGTGCACCATCAACGGCATCGGTGAACGGGCCGGCAATGCTGCCCTCGAAGAGCTGGTCATGGGGCTTCACGTGCGCCGCCGCTACTTCAACCCCTTCTTGGGCCGCCCACAGGACTCCGAAGCGCCCCTCACCAACATCGACACCCGCCAGATCTACAAAACCTCGCGCCTGGTCTCGAACCTGACCGGGATGCTGGTCCAGCCGAACAAGGCCATCGTCGGCGCCAACGCCTTCGCCCACGAATCCGGCATTCACCAGGACGGCGTCCTCAAGAACAAGCTCACCTACGAGATCATGGACGCCCAGTCTATCGGTCTGACCGACAACCAAATTGTGCTGGGCAAACACTCCGGCCGCAACGCCTTCCGGACGCGCCTGCGGGAGCTGGGCTTTGACCTGGCGGATCAGGACCTGAATCGGGCTTTTGTGCGGTTCAAAGAGCTGGCCGACAAGAAAAAAGACATCTCCGATCGTGACCTGGAAGCCATCGTCAACGACGAAATCCAGCAGGCCCCAGAGCTGTTCCGGCTGGAGCTGGTGCAGGTCTCCTGCGGCAGCAACGCGCGGCCGACGGCGACGGTCACCCTGCGGACGCCCGACGGTGAGGAGCTGACGGACGCGGCCATTGGCACAGGGCCGGTGGATGCGGTGTACAAGGCGATCAATCGCGTGGTTGAGGTGCCCAATCAGCTGGTGGAGTTTTCGGTCCAGTCGGTGACGGCCGGGATCGACGCCATTGGCGAGGTGACGATTCGCCTCAAGCACGAAGATCGGCTGTTCTCGGGCCATGCCGCCAATACCGACATCATTGTGGCGTCGGCCCAGGCCTACCTGAATGCCCTGAACCGCCTCTGCGCGGCTTTGCAGCAGGGAGCGTCCCTCCATCCCCAGCGGGGCGCGGGGCTGACGTCGACGGATCCGGCGATCGCCCAAAGCCGCATCTAA